A window from Chitinophaga filiformis encodes these proteins:
- a CDS encoding M23 family metallopeptidase: protein MKKVKYFYNTQTLKYEKLVVSMRVKLLRILGFVSAAIVTGFIFLSVSYRVLDSPKEKRLRREIEVMNERYEAMEDRMNEVKSKLAELEHRDNEIYRVIFEASPIPDSTRAGSREKEEELTQLQSFSSSEIIASTGVLLQELLHRITIQAKSYEKIDDLVKNKQKMLASIPAIQPVANKDLKRIASGFGYRIDPIYKTVKYHSGLDFAAPAGTPIYATGDGVVEDASSSAVGYGNHVLINHGYGYKTLYGHMLRIKVKPGAVVKRGEVLGWVGSTGKSTGPHCHYEVVKNGEKVDPVYFFFNDLSPEEFDRMLKIAASGNQSFD, encoded by the coding sequence ATGAAGAAGGTAAAATACTTTTACAATACACAGACGCTGAAATATGAAAAGCTCGTAGTATCCATGCGGGTGAAACTGCTAAGAATACTGGGGTTTGTTTCGGCTGCCATCGTAACAGGGTTTATATTCCTGTCGGTATCCTATCGTGTACTGGATTCCCCTAAAGAAAAAAGACTGCGCCGGGAAATAGAGGTAATGAATGAGCGCTATGAAGCCATGGAAGACCGTATGAATGAGGTGAAGTCGAAGCTGGCTGAACTGGAGCATCGGGATAATGAGATCTACCGTGTTATTTTCGAAGCCTCTCCTATTCCTGACAGTACCCGGGCGGGAAGCAGGGAAAAAGAGGAAGAGCTGACCCAGTTACAGTCATTTTCCAGCAGCGAGATCATTGCCAGTACCGGCGTTCTGCTGCAGGAATTGTTACACCGCATCACTATCCAGGCAAAATCTTATGAAAAGATCGATGACCTGGTAAAGAATAAACAGAAAATGCTGGCGTCCATTCCGGCCATTCAACCTGTGGCAAACAAAGATCTGAAACGTATTGCTTCCGGTTTTGGTTACCGTATTGACCCCATCTATAAGACTGTAAAATATCACTCCGGGCTGGATTTTGCCGCGCCTGCAGGCACGCCCATCTATGCTACCGGCGACGGTGTAGTGGAAGATGCGAGCTCCAGTGCTGTCGGCTACGGCAATCACGTGCTGATCAATCACGGTTACGGCTATAAGACATTATATGGTCACATGCTGCGCATCAAGGTAAAACCCGGCGCTGTTGTAAAACGTGGTGAAGTACTGGGCTGGGTAGGTAGTACTGGTAAATCTACCGGGCCTCACTGCCACTACGAAGTAGTGAAAAACGGAGAAAAAGTTGATCCTGTATACTTCTTCTTTAACGACCTCTCACCGGAAGAGTTTGACCGTATGTTGAAAATTGCTGCCTCCGGCAATCAGTCTTTCGACTAA
- the alaS gene encoding alanine--tRNA ligase — translation MTAPEIRQQFLDFFVSKGHHIVPSAPIVVKNDPTLLFTNAGMNQFKDYFLGNRAAAWKRVVDTQKCLRVSGKHNDLEEVGIDTYHHTMFEMLGNWSFGDYFKKEAIDWSWELLTEIYKIPKDRLYVTVFQGDAEDGLEKDQEAYDFWKKHIAEDRILMGNKKDNFWEMGDTGPCGPCSEIHVDCRPDNERAQVDGKTLVNADDPQVIEIWNNVFMQFNRLKDKSLEPLPAKHVDTGMGFERLVRVLQGKNSNYDTDVFSGTIEYTEKLTGLKYGRTDSKQDVAFRVIADHIRAICFAIADGQLPSNTGAGYVIRRILRRGVRYYFSFLNQKKPLLHELVPVLAQQFANVFPELQQQVDFVAKVVFEEENNFLRTLDSGIRRIEDFMGNAKQKSVDGRTAFELYDTYGFPYDLTSLIASENSFTVDEEGFKAAMQEQKDRSRAATELDMGDWTVLDENPVSVFVGYEQSEAATSVTKYRKIKAKGKEQYQLVLSQTPFYAESGGQVGDTGTLTFNGESINVTDTKKENNLIVHFVDKLPADISTTAKAVINKKNRQSTTLNHSATHLLHAALRQVLGTHVAQKGSLVNPEYLRFDFSHFAKVTDEELEKIENIVNEKIRANIPVVIQELPKDEAMKLGAMALFGEKYGDIVRVVIMDPSYSVELCGGTHIGATGELGLFKFTSEGAVAAGVRRVEALTGSNALAFVDAQLRQLKDIKAALKNPKDPIAAVENLLQDKTSLEKQLEVLEQEKVRQLSAGLQQQVEQINGINFLGKIVDVNNADALKQLCFALKNEIQNHVFVFAANIGGKANVALMISDNLVTEKGLEAPKIIKEKIAPIIKGGGGGQKSFATAGGQEAGQLDQVITQVKAIL, via the coding sequence ATGACAGCTCCTGAGATTCGTCAGCAATTCCTGGACTTTTTTGTGTCCAAAGGCCACCACATCGTGCCTTCTGCTCCTATCGTAGTAAAAAACGACCCTACCCTGCTGTTTACCAACGCGGGCATGAACCAGTTTAAAGACTACTTTCTGGGCAACAGGGCGGCGGCCTGGAAAAGAGTGGTGGATACCCAGAAGTGCCTCCGCGTAAGTGGTAAACATAATGACCTGGAAGAGGTGGGCATCGACACCTATCATCATACCATGTTCGAAATGCTGGGCAACTGGAGCTTCGGCGATTATTTTAAAAAAGAAGCCATCGACTGGAGCTGGGAACTGCTCACAGAGATCTACAAGATACCAAAAGACCGCCTCTATGTAACTGTTTTTCAAGGAGATGCTGAAGATGGCCTGGAAAAGGACCAGGAAGCCTACGACTTCTGGAAAAAGCACATTGCAGAAGACCGCATCCTGATGGGTAATAAGAAAGACAATTTCTGGGAAATGGGAGATACCGGTCCCTGCGGCCCCTGCTCCGAGATCCATGTGGACTGTCGCCCGGACAATGAGAGAGCCCAGGTAGACGGTAAGACCCTGGTTAACGCCGACGATCCGCAGGTGATCGAGATCTGGAACAACGTATTCATGCAGTTTAACCGCCTGAAAGACAAATCTCTTGAACCGCTTCCAGCCAAACACGTGGATACCGGTATGGGCTTTGAACGCCTGGTAAGGGTACTGCAGGGCAAGAACTCCAATTACGATACAGACGTATTTTCCGGTACTATTGAATATACAGAGAAGCTGACCGGGCTGAAATATGGCCGTACAGACAGCAAACAGGACGTGGCCTTCCGCGTGATCGCCGACCACATCCGCGCTATCTGTTTTGCTATTGCCGATGGTCAGCTGCCTTCCAACACCGGCGCGGGCTATGTGATCCGCCGTATCCTCCGCCGCGGCGTAAGGTATTACTTCTCCTTCCTGAACCAGAAGAAACCCCTGCTGCATGAGCTGGTGCCGGTACTGGCGCAGCAGTTTGCCAATGTGTTCCCCGAACTGCAGCAGCAGGTGGACTTTGTTGCCAAAGTGGTGTTTGAAGAAGAAAATAACTTCCTGCGCACCCTGGATAGCGGTATCCGCAGGATCGAGGACTTTATGGGCAATGCCAAACAGAAATCTGTTGACGGCAGGACAGCCTTTGAATTGTACGACACTTATGGTTTCCCATATGACCTCACCAGCCTGATAGCCAGTGAAAACAGCTTTACCGTTGACGAAGAGGGCTTTAAAGCTGCCATGCAGGAACAGAAAGACCGCTCCCGTGCCGCTACTGAGCTGGATATGGGCGACTGGACCGTACTGGATGAGAACCCGGTATCTGTTTTTGTCGGTTATGAGCAGTCAGAAGCAGCAACCTCCGTTACCAAATACCGTAAGATCAAGGCAAAAGGTAAGGAACAGTACCAGCTGGTATTGTCTCAGACCCCTTTCTATGCAGAAAGCGGCGGCCAGGTAGGCGATACCGGCACCCTGACCTTCAATGGTGAATCTATCAACGTGACAGACACCAAAAAGGAAAATAACCTGATCGTTCATTTCGTAGATAAATTACCGGCTGATATCAGCACCACTGCCAAAGCGGTGATCAATAAAAAGAACCGTCAATCTACCACCCTGAACCACTCTGCCACCCACCTCCTGCATGCGGCGCTGCGCCAGGTGCTCGGTACGCACGTGGCACAGAAAGGTTCCCTGGTAAATCCGGAATACCTGCGCTTCGACTTCTCCCACTTCGCAAAAGTGACTGATGAAGAGCTGGAGAAGATCGAGAACATTGTCAATGAGAAGATCCGTGCCAACATACCGGTAGTGATTCAGGAACTGCCGAAAGATGAAGCGATGAAACTGGGCGCGATGGCGCTCTTTGGTGAGAAATACGGTGATATCGTACGCGTGGTGATCATGGATCCTAGCTACTCTGTAGAGCTTTGCGGCGGTACCCATATCGGCGCTACCGGTGAACTGGGCCTGTTCAAATTCACATCTGAAGGCGCTGTAGCGGCAGGTGTACGCCGTGTGGAAGCCCTGACCGGCAGCAATGCACTGGCATTTGTAGATGCACAGTTAAGACAGCTGAAAGACATTAAAGCAGCCCTCAAGAATCCAAAAGATCCTATCGCTGCGGTAGAGAATCTGCTGCAGGATAAAACATCCCTGGAAAAACAGCTGGAAGTGCTGGAACAGGAGAAAGTACGCCAGTTATCTGCCGGACTGCAGCAACAGGTGGAACAGATCAATGGTATCAACTTCCTGGGTAAGATAGTGGATGTGAACAATGCAGATGCGCTGAAACAACTGTGTTTTGCCCTGAAGAATGAAATACAGAACCACGTATTCGTCTTTGCTGCGAACATTGGCGGTAAGGCAAATGTGGCGCTCATGATCTCTGACAACCTGGTAACTGAAAAAGGACTTGAAGCGCCCAAGATCATCAAGGAGAAGATCGCCCCGATCATCAAAGGCGGTGGCGGCGGACAGAAATCGTTCGCAACTGCCGGCGGACAGGAAGCTGGCCAGCTGGATCAGGTGATCACGCAGGTGAAGGCGATATTGTAA
- a CDS encoding PDZ domain-containing protein → MSKLLQTLTLASITCFAFSSATIAQDKQEKKSDKLGEYDEIVIKRNSNKDGKVTIEIKDGNVLVDGEKMDAYKDGDISVYRRRIRPVDGNNFNFAPRGGIQFFNDDDNDDSAGAMNIKPGKAVLGVFTEKKEAAGATVREVAKESPAEKAGIKAGDVITRVDADKISEPQDLFEKIGAHDPGDKVTITYLRDKKENTATVTLDERKDAGTLELFPRGGAQGFHRAPRGEFNFGDNFPGFGGPNRFRDYDNNNDAKLGLSVQDTEDGNGAEVLSVTPGSAAEKAGFKAKDIITQLAGDDVNSTRDVANAYRSNKDKSTITAQVKRAGQQKTLEIKVPKKLHKADL, encoded by the coding sequence ATGAGCAAGCTATTGCAGACCCTCACACTGGCAAGCATTACCTGCTTTGCTTTCAGCTCTGCCACCATCGCTCAGGACAAACAGGAAAAAAAGAGCGATAAACTGGGAGAGTACGATGAGATCGTTATCAAACGCAACAGTAACAAGGACGGGAAAGTGACCATTGAGATCAAGGATGGCAATGTACTGGTAGACGGGGAGAAAATGGATGCTTATAAGGATGGAGATATCTCTGTTTACAGACGCCGCATCAGGCCTGTAGATGGTAACAACTTCAATTTTGCTCCCCGTGGAGGTATACAGTTCTTCAACGACGATGATAATGACGATTCCGCCGGAGCTATGAATATCAAGCCAGGCAAGGCCGTACTGGGTGTATTTACCGAAAAGAAAGAAGCTGCAGGCGCCACCGTACGTGAAGTAGCCAAAGAAAGCCCTGCTGAAAAGGCAGGTATCAAGGCCGGCGATGTGATCACCCGTGTAGATGCGGACAAGATCAGCGAGCCACAAGACCTGTTTGAAAAGATCGGTGCACACGATCCGGGCGACAAAGTTACCATCACTTACCTGCGCGACAAAAAGGAGAATACGGCTACAGTGACCCTGGATGAAAGAAAAGATGCCGGCACACTGGAACTCTTCCCTCGTGGCGGAGCCCAGGGTTTCCATCGCGCTCCCCGTGGAGAATTCAACTTCGGAGATAATTTCCCGGGATTTGGCGGTCCTAACCGCTTCCGCGATTATGATAATAATAATGACGCCAAACTGGGATTGTCCGTCCAGGATACTGAGGATGGCAATGGTGCAGAGGTATTGAGCGTAACGCCTGGTTCTGCCGCTGAAAAAGCCGGATTTAAAGCGAAGGATATTATTACGCAGCTGGCTGGTGACGATGTTAATTCTACGCGTGACGTAGCTAATGCCTATCGTTCAAACAAAGATAAAAGCACTATTACTGCCCAGGTGAAGAGAGCTGGTCAGCAGAAGACATTGGAAATCAAAGTACCTAAGAAATTACACAAGGCCGATCTGTAA
- a CDS encoding aldehyde dehydrogenase, whose product MNTQDVYNIQQAFFASGKTLPYKFRRQQLKLLKSAVKKREKDILAALHADLHKHPVEAYSSEIGFLYVEIAYLLSNLKRWMKPEDVSSPFIMYPSKSRIHRVPLGLTLIIGPWNYPFQLIMAPLAGAIAGGNCAVVKPSELAPRTSAVIASLIRETFDPAYITALEGDGSVVIPELMQHRFNHVFFTGSAAIGRKVLELATPHLMPVTLELGGKSPVIVDDRVNIRVAARRIIWGKFWNAGQTCIAPDYVLVHNSVKDELVAAMKKAILQFFGEDPAASPDYARIINRKRFGVLNTYLQQGTVLHGGATDENELFISPTLLEEVDWNSPVMQEEIFGPVLPVLAFSTLEEAIRLVRQQPQPLSLYLFTKRSSTEKAVTEQLSFGGGCINNTLGHFTNPELPFGGVGYSGMGQYHGKYSFTTFTHPKSIMKTGTWIDVAMKYPPFRNKLKLVRWLMR is encoded by the coding sequence ATGAATACCCAGGATGTTTATAACATACAACAGGCCTTTTTTGCATCGGGTAAGACACTACCCTATAAATTCCGCCGTCAGCAGCTTAAGCTGCTGAAATCTGCCGTTAAAAAGCGGGAAAAGGATATACTGGCCGCTTTACATGCCGACCTGCACAAACATCCCGTAGAGGCTTACAGCAGCGAAATAGGGTTCCTTTATGTCGAAATAGCATATTTGCTCAGCAACCTGAAACGGTGGATGAAACCGGAGGACGTGAGCAGCCCGTTTATCATGTATCCCAGTAAGAGCAGGATCCATCGCGTACCCTTAGGTCTTACGCTCATCATAGGTCCCTGGAATTACCCTTTCCAGCTGATCATGGCGCCGCTGGCAGGGGCTATTGCTGGTGGCAACTGCGCAGTAGTAAAACCGTCTGAACTGGCGCCCCGGACATCCGCAGTAATAGCATCCCTTATCAGGGAAACGTTTGACCCTGCTTATATTACCGCTTTGGAGGGTGATGGCAGTGTAGTCATCCCTGAGCTGATGCAGCATCGGTTTAACCATGTGTTCTTCACGGGAAGCGCTGCTATTGGCCGTAAGGTCCTGGAGCTGGCCACGCCCCACCTGATGCCTGTTACCCTGGAACTGGGAGGGAAATCGCCCGTTATTGTGGATGACAGGGTGAACATCCGTGTGGCTGCCAGGCGTATTATATGGGGCAAATTCTGGAATGCGGGGCAGACGTGTATAGCGCCGGATTATGTGCTGGTACACAATAGTGTGAAGGATGAACTGGTGGCGGCTATGAAGAAGGCGATCCTGCAATTTTTCGGAGAAGATCCTGCCGCAAGTCCGGACTATGCCCGGATCATCAATAGAAAGCGGTTCGGCGTATTGAATACCTATTTACAGCAGGGTACGGTGCTGCATGGCGGAGCCACTGATGAAAATGAGCTGTTTATATCGCCCACGCTGCTGGAAGAAGTTGACTGGAACAGCCCTGTTATGCAGGAAGAAATATTCGGCCCCGTTCTGCCGGTACTGGCGTTCAGCACATTGGAAGAGGCCATCAGGTTAGTCAGGCAGCAACCGCAACCATTATCTCTTTATCTGTTCACCAAAAGAAGCAGCACCGAAAAGGCAGTTACTGAACAGCTTAGTTTTGGTGGAGGATGCATCAATAATACACTCGGACATTTCACCAACCCTGAACTGCCTTTCGGCGGTGTTGGATATAGCGGGATGGGACAATATCATGGAAAATACAGTTTTACGACGTTTACACACCCGAAAAGCATCATGAAAACCGGCACCTGGATAGATGTAGCCATGAAGTATCCTCCCTTCAGGAATAAGCTGAAATTAGTCCGCTGGCTGATGAGATAA